From Sebaldella sp. S0638, a single genomic window includes:
- a CDS encoding ATP-binding cassette domain-containing protein: MNIIEMKELTKVYRLFEKEAGFRGSLKSLFNRKYVEKKVVSEFDLTVRKGEFTGLIGRNGAGKTTLIKMLTGIIAPSSGSLSVMGYSPNKLENEFKKRYAVVMGQKSQLFFELTPADTFMLFKELYDIPTEEYNKNIEYFTELFDVARHMNVQVRTLSLGERMKMELITALLHNPEILFLDEPTIGLDAVAQKQIRHFLKEINRTKGTTIILTSHYMEDIKSLCNRCVVVENSRKIYDGKTDVLFEKFQLYKKIVVSFEEETSVTLPEDFEILEETLYKISFVIPKEKTRETVKEFFENYKVKDIAIEEEDIGNVVERIYKEGSGNYYG, translated from the coding sequence ATGAATATTATAGAAATGAAGGAATTAACAAAGGTTTACAGACTTTTTGAAAAAGAGGCGGGTTTCAGAGGAAGTCTGAAATCACTGTTTAATAGAAAATATGTGGAGAAAAAAGTAGTATCAGAATTTGATTTGACTGTGAGAAAGGGTGAATTTACAGGGTTGATAGGACGGAACGGTGCGGGGAAGACTACGCTTATAAAAATGCTTACGGGAATAATAGCACCAAGTTCGGGAAGCCTGTCAGTAATGGGATATTCGCCGAACAAACTGGAAAATGAATTTAAGAAAAGGTATGCAGTGGTAATGGGACAAAAAAGTCAGTTGTTTTTTGAGCTTACACCTGCCGATACTTTTATGTTATTTAAGGAATTATATGATATTCCGACTGAAGAATATAATAAGAATATAGAGTATTTTACTGAATTATTTGATGTGGCAAGACATATGAATGTACAAGTCAGAACACTTTCGCTGGGAGAAAGGATGAAAATGGAATTGATAACTGCACTTTTGCACAATCCTGAAATCTTATTTCTTGATGAACCGACAATAGGTCTTGATGCTGTGGCACAAAAGCAGATACGTCATTTTCTGAAAGAGATAAATAGGACGAAAGGGACTACAATCATTCTGACTTCACATTATATGGAGGATATAAAGAGTCTTTGCAACAGATGTGTTGTAGTAGAAAACAGCAGAAAGATATATGACGGGAAGACAGATGTTTTATTTGAAAAATTTCAATTGTATAAAAAAATCGTAGTTTCTTTTGAGGAGGAAACTTCTGTAACATTGCCGGAAGATTTTGAAATTTTGGAAGAGACTTTATATAAAATATCATTTGTAATACCAAAAGAGAAAACACGGGAAACTGTGAAAGAATTTTTTGAAAATTATAAGGTAAAGGATATAGCAATAGAGGAAGAGGACATAGGAAACGTCGTAGAACGTATTTATAAGGAAGGAAGTGGAAATTATTATGGATAA
- a CDS encoding ABC-2 family transporter protein: MDNRIIAKKEHRFLLISKFIYEIKKYSEVIKINFKSCIIWRFDVLANILLTVTKIMFAYILWKAVFGENDVIGGFTFYSMLTYYVTGAFLSGADMSRKISDEICTRVISGTFSKYIIIPVNIQIYFMAQNFGRMFFYLLLNIVSLFTWTLVLKTGFSFTNNMYYFGTAGIMALLGLIFMTEFQFFIGILSFKFLEISLFRIIVDNIMVFVTGAVIPLSLLPEAVTAVMRFFPFYYIVYLPSMLVIGRNGNEALTGLIIIFAWVLVFFIINNLLYKRLRVLFEGVGI; this comes from the coding sequence ATGGATAATAGAATTATTGCAAAAAAAGAACACAGGTTTTTATTAATAAGTAAATTTATATATGAAATAAAGAAATACAGTGAAGTTATAAAAATTAATTTCAAAAGCTGTATTATATGGCGATTTGATGTTTTGGCAAATATTCTGCTCACTGTTACCAAAATTATGTTTGCATATATTTTATGGAAAGCAGTTTTTGGAGAAAATGATGTAATAGGAGGATTTACTTTTTATTCAATGCTTACTTATTATGTGACAGGAGCATTTTTGTCAGGAGCTGATATGTCAAGGAAAATAAGTGATGAGATATGTACGAGGGTCATAAGCGGGACTTTTTCAAAGTATATAATAATTCCCGTTAATATTCAGATATATTTTATGGCGCAGAATTTTGGAAGGATGTTTTTTTATCTGCTGCTTAATATTGTTTCATTATTTACATGGACTCTTGTTTTAAAGACAGGCTTTTCTTTTACAAATAATATGTATTATTTTGGAACAGCGGGAATAATGGCGTTGCTGGGACTCATATTTATGACAGAATTTCAGTTTTTTATAGGAATTTTATCATTTAAATTTCTGGAAATATCATTATTCAGGATAATAGTGGATAATATAATGGTTTTTGTGACAGGTGCGGTAATTCCGCTTTCATTGCTGCCGGAAGCAGTAACAGCAGTTATGCGTTTTTTCCCGTTTTATTATATTGTTTATCTTCCTTCTATGCTGGTGATTGGAAGAAACGGAAATGAGGCATTAACAGGGCTTATTATAATTTTTGCGTGGGTATTGGTATTTTTTATTATAAATAATCTTTTGTATAAAAGATTAAGGGTATTATTTGAAGGAGTAGGAATATGA
- a CDS encoding DUF1538 family protein, whose product MIKLNQKLKEKIREAFASVLPITAIVLILSTLMVPISIGTIVMFIAGASLLIIGMGFFSLGADMAMIPIGEATGIQLTKTKKLWLSVILCFTMGFIITIAEPDLQVLARQVPAIPNNVLIFTVAAGVGVFLVIALLRVLFRINLSLLLIIFYLIMFVLSIFVPNNFIAVAFDSGGVTTGPITVPFILAMGTGLASIRSDKDSQDDSFGFVALCSIGPILAVMILGISYNPSDAEYGQVVIPAVETMQDVLKQFTVELPVYAKEVSLAMLPICAFFAIFQAVSRKFNKHQLVRVGIGIIYTLIGLILFLTGVNVGFIPVGSLLGGQLADSAFKWFLIPIGMLIGYFIVAAEPAIHVLNKQVEEVSGGAIPSKAMNLCLSLGVATSVGIAMIRVLTSISIYWFLIPGYVIAIALTFYVPKIFTGIAFDSGGVASGPMTTTFLLPFAMGACETLDGNVLTDAFGIVAMVAMTPLIAIQVMGLIYKKKMTEMTEESSSDNFTEFINYDGEEDQ is encoded by the coding sequence GTGATAAAGTTGAACCAAAAACTCAAGGAAAAGATTCGTGAAGCGTTTGCATCAGTATTGCCGATTACTGCAATTGTACTGATACTGAGTACGCTTATGGTACCGATATCCATAGGTACCATTGTTATGTTTATAGCAGGAGCTTCTCTGCTTATTATCGGTATGGGATTTTTCTCATTGGGAGCCGATATGGCTATGATTCCTATAGGTGAAGCAACAGGAATCCAGCTTACCAAAACGAAAAAATTATGGTTATCCGTGATACTCTGTTTTACAATGGGGTTCATTATCACTATTGCCGAACCGGATTTACAGGTTTTAGCCAGACAGGTGCCTGCGATTCCCAATAATGTGTTGATTTTTACAGTAGCAGCAGGTGTGGGAGTATTCCTTGTTATTGCTCTGCTTCGTGTATTGTTCAGGATAAACCTGTCACTGCTTTTAATAATATTTTATTTGATAATGTTTGTACTGTCAATATTCGTACCAAACAACTTCATAGCAGTAGCATTCGATTCAGGAGGGGTAACAACAGGCCCGATAACTGTACCTTTTATTCTTGCCATGGGAACAGGGCTTGCATCGATTCGTAGTGATAAAGATTCACAGGATGACAGTTTCGGCTTTGTAGCTTTGTGTAGTATAGGCCCTATTCTCGCAGTTATGATTTTGGGGATAAGCTATAATCCAAGTGATGCTGAATATGGTCAGGTAGTTATACCCGCAGTGGAAACAATGCAGGATGTACTAAAGCAGTTTACCGTGGAATTACCAGTGTATGCAAAAGAAGTATCACTGGCAATGCTTCCTATATGTGCGTTTTTTGCAATATTTCAGGCTGTATCAAGAAAATTCAACAAACATCAGCTTGTGAGAGTGGGAATAGGAATTATTTATACACTTATTGGTCTTATATTATTTCTTACAGGTGTAAATGTAGGGTTTATTCCTGTGGGAAGTCTTCTGGGCGGACAGCTTGCAGACTCAGCTTTTAAATGGTTTTTGATACCAATAGGAATGCTTATAGGATATTTTATCGTCGCTGCCGAGCCTGCAATCCACGTACTTAATAAACAGGTAGAGGAAGTGTCGGGAGGAGCAATCCCGTCTAAGGCAATGAATCTCTGCCTTTCGCTGGGAGTTGCCACATCAGTGGGAATAGCAATGATAAGAGTGCTTACAAGCATATCAATTTACTGGTTTCTAATACCCGGCTATGTAATAGCCATAGCACTGACATTTTATGTTCCTAAGATTTTTACAGGAATAGCGTTTGACAGTGGAGGAGTAGCCAGCGGGCCTATGACTACAACGTTTTTACTTCCTTTTGCAATGGGAGCTTGTGAAACACTGGACGGGAATGTACTTACAGATGCATTCGGGATTGTGGCGATGGTTGCCATGACTCCGCTTATAGCTATTCAGGTAATGGGACTTATTTATAAGAAGAAAATGACTGAAATGACAGAGGAAAGTTCATCTGATAATTTCACGGAATTTATTAATTATGACGGGGAGGAGGATCAGTAA
- a CDS encoding MBL fold metallo-hydrolase, producing the protein MKKIVLLLSILFISILYADTAKMQKTQVLGYYRFMAGNYEITSIYDGYSNLALDTYKGTDAAGAEASIKKEYSHVSGSGKDFRLKISVNTFLINTGKDLILIDTGSGNSAGPTMGAVRKNIEMSGYKPEDVTKIVFTHLHPDHVGGLAEGGKPVYPNAVIYVNEKEMEFWLNNPGFKQEFKDILNSYKNNKKYKALKDGTEIVTGIKGVLLPGHTIAHMGYEVNSGGQKLLIWGDIVHGYEVQFANPDVTTAYDYDQNQAKETRKALMAKVSKDGTMIAGSHLPFPGIGHIESNAGGAGYRWIPVQYIPLD; encoded by the coding sequence ATGAAAAAGATAGTATTATTATTGAGTATTTTATTTATTTCCATTTTATATGCTGACACTGCTAAAATGCAAAAAACACAAGTGCTGGGATATTACAGATTTATGGCAGGGAACTATGAAATAACATCAATTTATGACGGTTATTCGAATCTGGCGCTGGATACATACAAAGGTACAGATGCAGCAGGTGCCGAAGCAAGTATAAAAAAAGAATATTCGCATGTTTCAGGGAGCGGCAAAGATTTCAGGCTCAAAATATCTGTAAATACATTTCTTATTAATACAGGTAAGGATCTGATATTGATAGATACAGGTTCGGGGAATTCAGCAGGACCTACAATGGGAGCTGTCAGAAAGAATATTGAAATGTCGGGATATAAGCCGGAAGATGTGACTAAAATTGTATTTACCCACCTTCATCCTGACCATGTAGGCGGGCTTGCAGAAGGCGGAAAACCGGTTTATCCGAATGCTGTTATTTATGTAAATGAAAAGGAAATGGAATTTTGGCTGAATAATCCCGGCTTTAAGCAGGAATTTAAAGATATACTGAATTCTTATAAAAATAATAAGAAATATAAGGCTTTGAAGGACGGGACTGAGATTGTTACAGGAATAAAGGGTGTTTTGCTGCCCGGACATACAATAGCTCATATGGGTTATGAAGTAAATTCAGGCGGGCAAAAGCTTCTTATCTGGGGAGATATTGTACATGGTTATGAAGTACAGTTTGCTAATCCTGATGTAACAACAGCTTATGACTATGATCAGAATCAGGCAAAAGAAACAAGAAAGGCCCTTATGGCTAAGGTTTCAAAGGATGGTACAATGATAGCAGGTTCACATCTTCCTTTTCCGGGGATAGGGCATATAGAGTCTAATGCCGGCGGAGCAGGGTATCGTTGGATTCCTGTGCAGTATATTCCTTTGGATTAG
- a CDS encoding ABC transporter permease, with translation MKNLRFIFVLLKMKFSRMMVFRFDFFGGFFVDSSLFILQLLMFEAIYSNTDSIGSFQRGDMIIFIGTFSLINAINMTIFFFGTYDIPRKIRDGELDYYITKPVNPLFRMTFENINPGSFPLIIVSGFIIFYGILVLDLNVSVAGIVIYMIWVLMMTLLWYDISIILRTVSFFTISSTVTEQLEENFLSLNMKLLGVAYKGIFRVLFYFVLPYGIMATFPTQYLTGTLSWMGMIYGAVLICGFTLFMLWFWKAGLRNYKSASS, from the coding sequence ATGAAAAATTTACGATTTATATTTGTGTTATTAAAAATGAAATTTTCAAGGATGATGGTATTTAGGTTTGATTTTTTCGGCGGGTTCTTTGTGGACAGTTCTTTATTTATTTTACAGCTGCTTATGTTTGAGGCTATTTATTCCAATACAGACTCTATAGGAAGCTTTCAGCGGGGGGATATGATTATATTTATAGGGACTTTTTCGCTGATAAATGCAATTAATATGACGATATTTTTCTTCGGGACTTATGATATTCCCAGAAAGATAAGAGACGGGGAGCTTGATTACTATATTACCAAGCCTGTAAATCCATTATTCAGAATGACTTTTGAAAATATAAATCCCGGATCATTTCCATTGATCATAGTAAGCGGGTTTATAATATTTTATGGGATTTTAGTTCTTGATTTGAATGTGAGCGTAGCTGGAATAGTGATTTATATGATATGGGTGCTGATGATGACGCTTCTTTGGTACGATATATCAATTATATTAAGGACAGTTTCATTTTTTACAATTTCAAGCACTGTGACGGAACAGCTTGAAGAAAATTTTCTGTCACTGAATATGAAACTTCTGGGTGTTGCGTATAAAGGGATATTTAGGGTTCTATTTTATTTTGTGCTGCCGTATGGAATAATGGCGACTTTTCCTACACAGTATCTTACAGGGACTTTGTCATGGATGGGTATGATTTATGGTGCAGTGTTGATCTGCGGTTTTACATTATTTATGCTGTGGTTTTGGAAAGCCGGGCTTAGGAATTATAAGAGTGCCAGTAGTTAG